Proteins co-encoded in one Setaria viridis chromosome 9, Setaria_viridis_v4.0, whole genome shotgun sequence genomic window:
- the LOC117836506 gene encoding biotin--protein ligase 2 — protein sequence MSALSSCSSAAGAATTLVAYGRSPQDQELLAFAAGSVALGEGESAGEFAVALSYEGAGFDAGAYMGALRARLFGRWMLWSPRIGSTQDLIAQNFAKLPVGVVCVADVQLKGRGRSKNVWESPPGCLMFSFTSRMQDARKLPLMQYVVCLSMTEAIKELCRAKGLPELDVRIKWPNDLYLKGLKVGGILCTSSYEPKVYNICTGIGLNVDNEKPTTCLNAALQEANVISPRLKREDILAYFFNKFENLFEIFSNQGFQALEEQYYNSWLHSGQRVVVQDAHEGQSVDSVVTIQGLTPTGYLYAIGEDGKSYELHPDGNSFDFFTGLVRRKIEA from the exons ATGTCCGCtctcagcagctgcagcagcgccgccggagccgccacCACGCTTGTGGCGTATGGCAGGTCGCCGCAGGACCAGGAGCTCCTGGCCTTCGCGGCCGGTTCCGTCGCCCTGGGGGAGGGCGAGTCGGCCGGGGAGTTCGCCGTCGCGCTGTCCTATGAGGGCGCGGGGTTCGACGCGGGCGCGTACATGGGGGCGCTCCGGGCGCGGCTGTTCGGGAGGTGGATGCTCTGGTCACCGAGGATTGGCTCCACGCAGGACCTCATCGCACA GAACTTCGCAAAGCTGCCGGTGGGCGTTGTCTGCGTTGCTGACGTGCAGTTAAAAGGGAGAG GACGTTCGAAAAATGTGTGGGAATCACCACCAGGTTGTCTCATGTTCTCATTCACATCACGGATGCAGGATGCACGGAAGTTGCCCCTTATGCAATATGTTGTCTGTCTTTCTATGACCGAAGCCATCAAGGAACTATGCCGTGCTAAG GGACTGCCAGAACTTGATGTAAGGATAAAGTGGCCTAATGATCTCTATCTGAAAGGATTAAAAGTTGGCGGCATTCTATGTACCTCGTCTTATGAACCAAAAGTCTACAATATCTGTACTG GTATTGGTTTAAATGTTGACAATGAGAAGCCTACCACATGCTTGAATGCTGCACTTCAAGAAGCAAATGTTATATCACCCAGATTGAAACGAGAAGACATACTGGCATACTTCTTCAATAAATTCGAAAATCTTTTTGAGATCTTCTCGAATCAAG GATTTCAGGCTCTTGAGGAGCAATACTATAACTCATGGCTCCATAG TGGCCAGAGAGTTGTCGTCCAAGATGCACATGAAGGCCAGTCTGTAGACAGTGTCGTCACTATCCAG GGTTTAACACCAACTGGGTACTTGTATGCTATTGGTGAGGATGGCAAAAGCTATGAGTTGCACCCAGATGGCAACAG TTTTGATTTCTTTACTGGATTGGTGAGGAGAAAGATCGAAGCTTAG